From a region of the Fischerella sp. JS2 genome:
- a CDS encoding NAD(P)/FAD-dependent oxidoreductase: MTKDKYDVIVIGSGIGGLCAAVLLARYGKRVIVCESHTIAGGAAHNFRRRGFEFDSGPSFYCGLTDIQSVNPLKQVLDVIGESVRAVRYDPLGHYHFPEGTLAVYSDGDRYREEVAKITPVGARELEQFERRLLPLYDAMKGIPTLTLRADWQLLPVLLGRYLPSLLKMLPNLPLVQASVGNVMDATVKDPWVRRLIDLECFLLSGLKAHGTIAPEVAFMLGERSRAGVEYPVGGSGAIVNALVRGLERWGGKLLLGCHVEQILVESGKVVGVRLRSRRGDTGVKGQGGQGGQGSSIYLSESSILKAPTVISNASIWDTYTQLLDSKDLPASYHQAALATPSIDSFMHLHLGIRADGLEHLTGHHVVIHDANKDITTPGNTCMISIPSVWDAKLAPQGHHVVHAYTLEPYLGWERNDGYEHKKRQKAETLYRALEKIIPDIRERVVLELVGTPLTHAYYIRRYQGTYGPAIAAGKGMFPGTHTPIQGLYRVGDSTMPGIGVPAVAASGILCANTLVGVKQTQELLKFYS; encoded by the coding sequence ATGACAAAGGATAAATATGATGTCATCGTCATCGGTAGCGGTATCGGTGGGTTGTGTGCTGCGGTCTTACTGGCGCGTTATGGCAAACGCGTGATTGTCTGCGAAAGTCACACAATTGCTGGTGGTGCAGCTCATAATTTTAGACGTCGGGGATTTGAATTTGATTCTGGTCCTTCATTTTATTGTGGTTTGACAGATATTCAGAGTGTAAATCCCCTGAAACAAGTTCTGGATGTAATCGGTGAATCTGTTAGAGCTGTTCGTTATGACCCATTAGGACATTACCATTTTCCCGAAGGAACTTTGGCAGTTTACAGTGATGGCGATCGCTATCGGGAAGAAGTAGCTAAAATTACTCCTGTTGGCGCCAGGGAATTAGAACAGTTTGAACGCCGCCTCTTGCCTTTATATGATGCCATGAAAGGCATTCCCACCCTGACACTGAGAGCAGATTGGCAATTACTACCCGTGCTGTTAGGGCGTTATTTACCCTCATTGTTAAAGATGTTACCTAATTTGCCCCTTGTCCAAGCTTCTGTGGGTAACGTGATGGATGCTACTGTCAAAGACCCTTGGGTAAGACGGTTGATTGACCTAGAATGCTTTTTGTTATCGGGTTTAAAAGCACACGGGACAATTGCCCCCGAAGTAGCTTTTATGTTAGGTGAACGCTCCCGCGCTGGCGTTGAGTATCCTGTGGGTGGCAGTGGAGCAATTGTTAACGCCTTGGTGCGGGGGCTAGAACGTTGGGGTGGTAAATTGCTATTGGGGTGTCATGTCGAGCAAATTTTGGTGGAATCAGGGAAAGTTGTAGGTGTACGGTTGCGATCGCGAAGGGGTGACACTGGGGTAAAAGGACAAGGAGGACAAGGAGGACAAGGGAGCAGTATTTACTTATCCGAGTCTTCAATTCTCAAAGCGCCTACAGTGATTTCTAATGCCAGTATTTGGGATACCTATACTCAGCTATTAGATTCTAAGGATTTACCTGCATCTTACCACCAAGCAGCTTTAGCTACACCAAGTATTGATAGTTTTATGCATTTACACTTAGGTATCCGTGCCGATGGTTTAGAACATTTAACGGGACATCATGTAGTAATTCACGATGCGAACAAAGATATCACCACACCTGGGAATACTTGTATGATATCTATTCCCAGCGTCTGGGATGCAAAACTTGCCCCCCAAGGACATCATGTAGTCCACGCTTACACCCTAGAACCCTACCTGGGCTGGGAACGCAATGATGGATATGAACACAAGAAACGGCAGAAAGCAGAAACTTTATACCGTGCCTTAGAGAAAATTATCCCGGATATTAGGGAGCGTGTGGTGTTAGAACTGGTTGGTACACCCCTAACTCATGCTTATTATATAAGGAGGTATCAAGGAACCTACGGTCCTGCGATCGCAGCAGGTAAGGGTATGTTTCCAGGAACCCACACACCGATACAGGGTTTGTATCGCGTTGGTGATAGCACTATGCCAGGAATTGGTGTCCCTGCGGTAGCTGCATCTGGAATTTTGTGTGCGAATACGTTGGTGGGAGTAAAGCAAACGCAGGAATTGTTGAAATTTTATAGCTGA
- a CDS encoding ABC transporter ATP-binding protein produces the protein MTNDEPLIELKGVSKSFGDNKVLDNVDLRIFRGEALGIIGPSGTGKSTILRVIAGLIAPDTGEIIVQGVRREGLIEDGADPVGIGMVFQQAALFDSLTVDENVGFFLYQHSKLSRSRVRDLVEEKLEMVGLPGIGDRYPAELSGGMRKRVSFARAIMSNPENTKEGPEVLLYDEPTAGLDPIASTVIEDLIRQLRSTQGVCSTYAIVTHQESTIRRTADRLVFLYQGKVQWQGTVTELDHTDNPLIRQFMSGSISGPIQVAG, from the coding sequence ATGACCAATGACGAACCATTAATTGAATTAAAAGGTGTTTCCAAGTCCTTTGGTGACAATAAGGTTTTAGACAATGTGGATTTGAGGATTTTTCGGGGAGAAGCATTAGGGATAATTGGGCCTAGTGGTACTGGTAAATCAACAATTTTACGCGTCATTGCAGGTTTGATTGCTCCTGATACTGGAGAAATTATTGTGCAAGGTGTGCGCCGAGAAGGATTGATAGAAGATGGTGCTGATCCAGTTGGTATTGGTATGGTGTTTCAGCAGGCGGCATTATTTGATTCACTGACAGTTGATGAAAATGTCGGGTTCTTTCTCTATCAGCACTCAAAACTGTCGCGATCGCGAGTTCGCGACTTAGTTGAGGAAAAATTAGAGATGGTGGGTTTACCAGGAATAGGCGATCGCTATCCTGCGGAACTATCTGGAGGGATGCGAAAACGGGTAAGTTTTGCCCGTGCAATTATGTCTAATCCCGAAAACACTAAAGAAGGTCCAGAGGTTTTACTATACGATGAACCTACTGCTGGACTTGACCCCATCGCCTCAACAGTAATTGAAGATTTAATTCGACAGTTGCGATCTACACAAGGAGTTTGTAGCACCTACGCAATTGTGACTCACCAAGAGAGTACCATCCGTCGTACAGCTGATAGGCTAGTATTTCTGTATCAGGGTAAAGTACAGTGGCAAGGTACAGTTACTGAACTAGACCATACAGATAATCCTTTAATCAGACAATTTATGAGTGGTAGTATATCCGGACCAATTCAAGTAGCAGGATGA
- a CDS encoding MlaD family protein → MRSRTFREGSVGLLLLLGVGVFGMIILWLTRFTAAASSYKAFVEFANAGGMQKGAIVRFRGVKVGNIAAIRPGPNNVEVEIEIANPNLIIPRDVKVEANQSGLISESIIDITPKSPLPSGVNVAKPLDRDCDPSLIVCNGSRLKGQIGISLDELIRSSTVFANLYTQPQIYDNLNNTLANASKAAAQVVVLSRDLSNLTKTTQKQLSGLSTATNSVANAADQISASTAKTTNQFSNTASAFSATAKDLSLTANQASQLIKNLDTLLTGNRSALVGTLNNITATTTELRTTVSSLSPTLNRLTQGELIQNLETLSANAAQASANLRDASQALNNPNNLLVLQQTLDSARVTFENAQKITSDLDELTGDPTFRENVRQLVNGLGKLLSSTQQIEQQIEVASTLNAVKTAMKNPNATTLTTNNQSQLKFNIPPTTLNSATQEIQPTAIEFASSPSQEKLLQKLREYGKQQQQEGTTK, encoded by the coding sequence ATGCGATCGCGCACATTTCGAGAAGGTTCTGTGGGTTTACTACTCCTCTTGGGAGTGGGTGTGTTTGGAATGATTATCCTCTGGTTAACAAGATTTACTGCTGCTGCAAGTTCATACAAAGCTTTTGTAGAATTTGCCAATGCTGGCGGGATGCAAAAAGGAGCAATAGTTCGCTTTCGTGGTGTCAAAGTCGGTAATATTGCTGCAATTCGACCAGGGCCAAATAATGTAGAAGTAGAAATCGAAATTGCCAATCCTAACCTAATTATTCCCCGGGATGTCAAGGTAGAAGCGAATCAATCGGGTCTCATTAGCGAAAGCATAATTGACATTACACCTAAATCACCATTACCGAGTGGTGTAAATGTAGCTAAACCATTAGATAGAGATTGCGATCCAAGTCTGATCGTTTGTAATGGTTCACGCTTAAAAGGTCAAATTGGTATCAGTTTGGATGAGTTAATTCGTAGCAGTACTGTTTTTGCCAATCTTTATACTCAGCCTCAAATCTACGATAACCTCAACAATACATTAGCAAACGCCTCTAAGGCAGCAGCTCAAGTCGTTGTTCTCAGTCGGGATCTTTCCAACTTGACTAAAACTACGCAAAAGCAATTAAGTGGTTTGTCAACCGCCACAAATTCAGTTGCAAATGCAGCAGATCAAATCAGCGCATCTACTGCAAAAACAACCAATCAATTTAGTAATACAGCGAGTGCTTTTAGTGCTACAGCAAAGGATCTCAGCCTCACAGCAAATCAGGCAAGTCAACTAATTAAAAATTTGGATACCTTACTAACAGGTAATCGCTCTGCTTTGGTTGGCACTTTAAATAATATTACGGCAACCACCACTGAACTAAGAACTACAGTTAGTAGTTTATCACCTACTCTCAATCGTTTAACACAGGGAGAGTTAATCCAAAATTTAGAAACTCTCTCCGCAAATGCTGCACAAGCTTCGGCTAATTTGCGGGATGCTAGCCAAGCACTCAACAATCCTAATAACTTGTTGGTGTTACAACAAACCCTAGATTCTGCCAGGGTAACGTTTGAAAACGCCCAGAAAATCACATCAGATTTAGACGAATTGACTGGTGATCCAACTTTTCGAGAAAATGTCAGGCAGCTGGTAAATGGTCTAGGTAAATTGCTGTCTTCTACTCAACAAATAGAACAACAAATTGAAGTTGCTTCTACACTTAATGCAGTCAAAACAGCAATGAAAAATCCCAATGCCACAACATTAACAACAAACAATCAATCACAATTGAAATTTAATATTCCACCTACAACTTTGAACAGTGCAACTCAAGAAATTCAACCAACAGCTATTGAATTTGCTTCCTCGCCATCTCAAGAAAAACTATTGCAGAAATTACGTGAGTATGGAAAACAACAGCAGCAGGAAGGAACAACAAAATAG
- a CDS encoding glycosyltransferase family 9 protein, translating into MLHELQSLKQLSISRIAIVRALPGLGDLLCTVPAFRALRAAFPQAQITLIGLPWARSFIERFSHYLDEFLEFPGYPGIPELPSSVHKLPEFLLKAQEQHFDLALQMHGNGIVSNSFTTLLGACINAGFYLPEHYCPNPDYFLPYPDNEPEIWRHLRLMEFLGIPLQGDELEFPLQDEDFAALPHLPDKYVCVHPGASLPEKRWSLKSFAAVADAIAVRGFQIVLTGTASEANLTQALTAMMRFQPIDLAGKTSLGTMAALLSKASLLVCNDTGVSHLAAALRVKSVVIFTNASLYRWAPLNREIHRSLSPSFIQFPDVEESFVSSTSKSFDTKFGGFYFPVTPAMVMTQVEDLLLKKTSNVT; encoded by the coding sequence ATGTTACACGAACTTCAATCTCTAAAGCAACTGTCTATTTCTCGGATCGCTATTGTGCGCGCCCTCCCTGGATTAGGTGATTTACTTTGTACTGTACCAGCCTTTAGGGCGCTCAGAGCAGCTTTTCCCCAAGCCCAAATTACCTTAATTGGTCTACCTTGGGCGCGTTCTTTTATAGAACGTTTCAGCCATTATCTTGATGAGTTCTTAGAATTTCCTGGCTACCCAGGAATCCCAGAATTACCATCTTCAGTCCATAAATTGCCAGAGTTTTTGCTAAAAGCTCAAGAGCAACATTTTGACTTAGCATTGCAAATGCATGGTAACGGTATTGTCAGCAATTCCTTTACTACCTTACTTGGTGCTTGTATTAACGCTGGTTTTTATCTTCCGGAACATTATTGCCCTAATCCAGACTACTTTTTGCCTTATCCAGACAACGAACCAGAAATATGGCGTCACCTACGCTTAATGGAATTTTTAGGGATACCACTCCAGGGGGATGAACTAGAATTTCCGTTGCAGGATGAAGATTTTGCGGCTTTGCCACACCTACCTGATAAATATGTCTGCGTTCATCCTGGTGCTAGTCTGCCAGAGAAACGCTGGTCTTTAAAAAGCTTTGCAGCTGTTGCTGATGCGATCGCTGTTCGTGGATTCCAAATTGTGCTTACTGGTACAGCATCAGAAGCAAATTTAACCCAGGCATTAACGGCAATGATGCGTTTCCAGCCGATTGATCTGGCTGGAAAGACTAGTCTAGGGACAATGGCAGCCCTTTTAAGTAAAGCTAGTTTACTAGTTTGTAACGATACTGGTGTTTCCCATTTAGCTGCTGCTTTACGAGTCAAGAGTGTTGTCATTTTTACGAATGCATCACTGTATCGATGGGCTCCTTTAAACCGTGAAATTCACCGTTCTCTCAGTCCTAGTTTCATACAGTTCCCAGATGTCGAAGAATCATTTGTAAGTTCTACAAGCAAATCCTTTGATACAAAATTTGGTGGTTTTTATTTTCCCGTAACACCAGCAATGGTAATGACTCAGGTAGAAGACCTACTGTTGAAGAAAACTTCCAATGTTACCTGA